One genomic region from Heliomicrobium undosum encodes:
- a CDS encoding DUF1659 domain-containing protein — protein MAVSKNPISASLRLIAQTGTSAKGEPLFQNRDFKGLKPSATDDSVYAAAEALSSLMNVPVSRIARIDTNQLIEA, from the coding sequence ATGGCAGTCAGCAAAAACCCCATCAGCGCCAGCCTGCGCCTCATCGCCCAGACGGGAACGAGCGCCAAAGGAGAGCCCCTGTTCCAAAACCGAGACTTCAAAGGCTTGAAACCGTCGGCGACCGATGACAGCGTCTACGCCGCCGCTGAAGCGCTGTCCAGTCTGATGAATGTCCCCGTCAGCCGGATCGCCCGCATCGACACGAACCAACTGATCGAAGCCTAA
- a CDS encoding FtsW/RodA/SpoVE family cell cycle protein, with protein MMLEKHAGVAAYLDAVCAHIRCREVHEQIRMEFLSHIEAVVEEEVAGGQSEQAAIEKALRQMGDAAVVGRQLHKAHRPRTEWGLVALVSLILGIGLLTLHSIQAQGLLENFTAVLPFQRTLVWLFIGLAAAVGLYFYDYRKLRKRSAFLYGAVVMVLTTLHFTGTGYYGKMYLILGPFQIDFSGISPYLLTVALAGLFCQWKWDAVGFGKALGLLTLPLALYFFNRDEGSFLLYLVAFLVLMALSGARRSQWVSFIAGIGAFAGFVIFSDPRYPQVFFSFLNPAADPQGAGWLHVRLQETIATAGWWGHGFTFSALWLPEIHTDFIFPYMLYTFGWAFGALLLTAVMLLIYRMVSAARMIKDPFGRHLILGFTGLIGFALLWNILCGSGLTPGIYISLPFISYGGSQLLINLAATGLVLSVFRRKDLIRVDEMNPKKN; from the coding sequence ATGATGCTGGAGAAACATGCCGGAGTGGCCGCCTATCTCGACGCCGTCTGCGCCCACATCCGCTGCCGGGAGGTCCACGAGCAGATCCGGATGGAGTTCCTCAGCCATATCGAAGCGGTGGTGGAGGAAGAGGTGGCCGGGGGGCAGAGCGAGCAGGCCGCCATCGAAAAGGCCCTCCGCCAGATGGGTGATGCCGCTGTGGTGGGTCGGCAGTTACATAAGGCCCACCGACCTCGGACAGAGTGGGGGCTGGTGGCGCTCGTCTCGTTGATTCTGGGCATCGGGCTTCTGACCTTGCACTCCATTCAGGCGCAAGGCTTGTTGGAAAACTTCACTGCTGTCTTGCCGTTCCAAAGAACACTCGTCTGGCTTTTCATCGGGCTGGCAGCAGCCGTCGGCCTATATTTCTACGACTACCGTAAGTTGAGAAAGCGCTCAGCCTTCCTGTACGGCGCCGTCGTCATGGTCTTGACGACCCTCCATTTCACGGGCACGGGTTATTACGGCAAGATGTACTTGATTCTTGGTCCCTTCCAAATCGACTTTTCCGGCATCAGCCCCTATCTGTTGACGGTCGCGCTGGCAGGCCTCTTCTGCCAATGGAAATGGGATGCTGTCGGATTCGGCAAAGCCCTCGGTCTGCTGACCCTGCCGTTAGCGCTGTATTTCTTCAACCGCGATGAAGGCTCGTTCTTGCTCTATCTCGTCGCCTTTCTCGTTTTAATGGCGCTGTCGGGGGCCAGGCGAAGCCAGTGGGTTTCCTTCATTGCAGGTATCGGCGCCTTCGCCGGTTTCGTTATCTTTTCCGACCCCCGCTACCCCCAGGTGTTTTTCAGTTTCCTCAACCCCGCTGCTGATCCCCAGGGCGCCGGTTGGCTGCATGTGCGGCTCCAGGAAACGATTGCAACGGCAGGGTGGTGGGGACACGGTTTTACCTTTTCCGCCCTTTGGCTTCCCGAAATCCATACGGACTTCATTTTCCCATACATGCTCTACACCTTTGGCTGGGCTTTTGGGGCGCTCCTTCTGACCGCCGTCATGCTGCTGATCTACCGCATGGTTTCTGCGGCCCGGATGATCAAAGACCCCTTCGGACGCCATCTCATCCTCGGGTTTACCGGCCTCATCGGTTTTGCCTTGCTCTGGAATATCCTCTGCGGCAGCGGGCTCACGCCGGGCATCTACATCTCCCTGCCCTTCATCAGCTACGGCGGCTCCCAACTGCTGATCAACCTGGCGGCGACGGGGCTGGTGCTCAGCGTCTTCCGGCGAAAAGACTTGATCCGAGTGGATGAAATGAATCCGAAAAAGAATTGA
- a CDS encoding PadR family transcriptional regulator encodes MNVNKELLKGSTVTMILSLVDRQPMYGYEMIKELEKLSDGVFAFKEGTLYPILHALESEGLVESFWMGEEGARRRKYYRITGAGKTRLKEKRAEWILFSSSVNRIIGEGIL; translated from the coding sequence TTGAACGTCAACAAGGAACTCCTCAAAGGAAGCACCGTCACCATGATCCTGTCACTGGTGGATAGACAGCCCATGTACGGCTATGAGATGATCAAAGAGTTGGAGAAACTCTCTGACGGCGTCTTCGCCTTCAAGGAGGGCACCCTCTACCCGATCCTGCACGCCCTCGAATCAGAGGGACTCGTGGAGTCCTTCTGGATGGGGGAAGAGGGGGCGAGACGGAGGAAGTACTACCGGATCACCGGGGCCGGAAAGACGCGGCTGAAAGAAAAGCGCGCGGAGTGGATCTTGTTCAGTTCCTCCGTCAACCGAATCATCGGGGAGGGGATCCTATGA
- a CDS encoding YvrJ family protein has protein sequence MDTVLQSVANVGFPVALAAYLLVRMEGRLEALTGAISELTKLVEILKEQV, from the coding sequence GTGGACACCGTTCTCCAATCCGTCGCCAACGTGGGTTTTCCTGTGGCCCTTGCCGCCTACCTCTTGGTTCGCATGGAGGGGAGACTGGAAGCGCTCACCGGCGCCATCAGCGAGTTGACCAAGTTGGTGGAAATCCTCAAGGAACAGGTCTGA
- a CDS encoding DUF1858 domain-containing protein, whose protein sequence is MIPIGANLQKIRNGKRTYAITPHLPGGFVKPEILRKYADAAEKYGGVLKLTSAQRIMITGLKAEDVEHVWADLGMQPAMGFANCVRSIKLCPGIAFCKRGKQDSIKLGLELDRLYHKKEMPSRMKIGVAGCQNSCAEVHIKDIGVLGTDNGWDVYVGGSCGAHPRLAQKLRSDLTYEEVLRLIAVIVRYYQQHGEIERVGEFIDRIGWERFSSDVLALYEAESGRETGCGREAERVEAMKSSEATARNKEATPYEAVKSDKAVNSNKAGESTKVAEPAHRGPLAASEPIQADSIVSDIIRVYPQTIPVLRSFGMGCLGCPSATGESIAKAADIHGIDIQALLRALNEGVANQTGSRPE, encoded by the coding sequence ATGATCCCGATAGGCGCCAATCTACAGAAGATCCGCAATGGGAAGCGGACTTACGCGATAACGCCCCACCTGCCAGGTGGGTTTGTCAAACCAGAGATCCTGCGCAAGTATGCCGATGCGGCCGAAAAGTACGGCGGTGTGTTGAAACTGACCTCGGCCCAGCGGATTATGATCACCGGGTTGAAGGCGGAAGACGTGGAGCACGTCTGGGCAGACTTAGGGATGCAACCGGCCATGGGATTTGCCAACTGCGTGCGCAGCATCAAGCTCTGTCCCGGCATCGCTTTCTGCAAACGGGGGAAACAGGACAGCATCAAGTTGGGCTTGGAGTTGGATCGCCTTTACCATAAAAAAGAGATGCCCTCGCGCATGAAAATCGGGGTGGCAGGCTGTCAAAACTCTTGCGCCGAAGTGCACATCAAAGACATCGGCGTTCTCGGCACAGACAACGGTTGGGATGTCTACGTCGGCGGCAGTTGCGGCGCCCATCCCCGGTTGGCGCAGAAGTTGCGCTCCGATCTGACTTATGAAGAAGTGTTGCGCCTCATCGCTGTCATCGTCCGCTATTACCAGCAGCATGGGGAAATCGAGCGGGTTGGCGAGTTCATCGACCGCATCGGCTGGGAGCGTTTTTCATCGGACGTGCTGGCGCTTTATGAAGCAGAGAGCGGACGGGAAACAGGGTGTGGTCGTGAAGCAGAGCGTGTTGAGGCAATGAAGAGCAGCGAGGCAACAGCGCGTAATAAGGAAGCAACGCCATACGAGGCAGTAAAGTCAGACAAGGCAGTAAACTCAAACAAAGCAGGAGAGAGTACCAAGGTGGCAGAGCCTGCCCATCGAGGGCCTCTCGCGGCAAGCGAACCGATCCAAGCGGACAGCATCGTTAGCGACATCATCCGGGTGTATCCGCAAACGATTCCGGTGCTTCGTTCCTTCGGCATGGGGTGTCTCGGTTGCCCTTCGGCGACGGGAGAGTCGATTGCAAAAGCGGCTGATATTCACGGCATCGATATACAGGCGCTGTTGCGTGCGCTCAATGAGGGTGTCGCGAATCAAACTGGAAGCAGGCCCGAATAA
- a CDS encoding nitroreductase family protein encodes MSILPAVVQRESKRAYLPTPVPPDFIDELIEAFRWAPSCRNYQPWRLIAVRSQEGLDKLSRCLAKGNEWAAAAPLAFIVFANPKDDATIDGKPYYLFDCGLAVQNLLLQATEMGLRSHPTAGWSEPSIREAFGIGEEARVICVVFVGFPGTDNLLDPETRAKDATPRTRKPAETWVRFA; translated from the coding sequence ATGTCCATCCTGCCTGCCGTTGTTCAACGGGAAAGCAAACGCGCCTACCTCCCCACCCCCGTGCCGCCGGATTTTATCGATGAATTGATCGAAGCCTTTCGCTGGGCGCCATCCTGCCGCAACTACCAGCCCTGGCGGTTGATTGCTGTCCGGTCGCAGGAGGGTTTGGACAAGCTCTCCCGTTGTCTCGCCAAGGGAAACGAGTGGGCCGCCGCCGCCCCCCTGGCCTTTATCGTCTTTGCTAACCCGAAAGACGACGCCACTATCGATGGGAAACCCTACTACCTCTTTGACTGCGGCTTGGCGGTGCAAAACCTCCTACTCCAGGCGACAGAAATGGGCCTGCGCAGCCACCCCACAGCCGGGTGGAGTGAGCCGTCCATCCGGGAGGCCTTCGGCATCGGCGAAGAAGCGCGGGTAATCTGCGTCGTCTTCGTTGGGTTTCCAGGGACAGACAATCTGCTCGATCCGGAAACACGAGCCAAGGACGCGACGCCTCGCACCCGCAAACCGGCTGAGACCTGGGTGCGTTTTGCCTAG
- a CDS encoding PD40 domain-containing protein, translated as MLTWDSGLDDFSVGDDGWIAFSKLSNEYGPYNLYFGNLKNRGIWLFQGGRGSPVRVTRNADKVLGFSPDGKTVLFSRDVPMPITYARIPAKVILLKQQ; from the coding sequence TTGCTGACATGGGATTCGGGTCTTGATGATTTTTCTGTCGGAGATGACGGCTGGATTGCTTTTTCAAAATTATCAAATGAATATGGGCCGTATAACCTCTATTTCGGCAACCTGAAAAACCGAGGCATATGGCTGTTCCAAGGCGGCAGGGGAAGCCCGGTGCGGGTGACAAGAAATGCGGACAAGGTGTTAGGATTCTCTCCCGATGGAAAGACAGTGTTGTTCAGCCGCGATGTGCCCATGCCGATAACGTATGCCCGGATTCCCGCGAAGGTAATATTATTGAAACAGCAATGA
- a CDS encoding DUF2922 domain-containing protein: MASKETLELVFTNQLGREVVLRVKDPKADLTPAQVTAAMDTIIASNVFTTAGGDLVNKKDVRLVSSNVTDLWNP; encoded by the coding sequence GTGGCTTCAAAAGAGACGCTGGAACTGGTCTTTACCAACCAACTCGGCCGGGAAGTGGTTCTGCGAGTCAAAGACCCCAAAGCGGATCTCACCCCCGCCCAGGTGACGGCGGCCATGGACACGATCATTGCCTCGAACGTCTTCACCACCGCCGGCGGCGACCTGGTCAACAAAAAAGACGTCCGACTGGTGTCGTCCAACGTGACCGACCTCTGGAACCCCTAA